The Rhodothermales bacterium genome includes a window with the following:
- a CDS encoding response regulator, which translates to MAQEAQSQGKDARRQRVLIIDDDRTFREVVGHLLRQLNYEVFTAEDGAQGYDAAAKNLPDVILCDVHMKGMHGYATTEAIKENPDLNSIPIVMVTGSASRLGEMRGRNSGADYYLAKPVRASELTEILNTAMKDRAGSTPDDRGGSRSKDFIMG; encoded by the coding sequence ATGGCTCAAGAAGCGCAATCCCAGGGAAAAGACGCCAGGCGGCAACGCGTCCTGATCATCGACGACGATCGCACGTTCAGGGAGGTCGTCGGACACTTGCTCCGCCAGCTCAACTACGAAGTGTTCACCGCCGAAGATGGCGCGCAGGGGTACGATGCCGCGGCCAAGAACTTGCCGGATGTTATCCTGTGCGACGTGCACATGAAAGGGATGCACGGCTACGCGACGACGGAAGCGATCAAGGAAAACCCCGACCTGAACAGCATTCCGATCGTGATGGTGACGGGATCCGCCTCCCGACTGGGCGAGATGCGCGGACGTAATTCCGGCGCCGACTACTACCTGGCCAAGCCGGTGCGCGCGAGCGAGCTGACGGAAATCCTGAACACCGCGATGAAAGATCGCGCCGGCTCCACCCCCGACGACCGGGGAGGCTCTCGATCGAAGGATTTTATCATGGGGTAA
- a CDS encoding sigma-54 dependent transcriptional regulator, which translates to MEQQAQILFVDDEQLLHGLFERLFSRHGMRVKCCSDAGQAIAELKRQAYDLVVTDFMMPDVDGLELLAHIRQEYPRTRVIMITAHHNVQHAVRTMQNGAIDYIPKPFSTTELVERVQQCLARSRDEDQEEADETQPRTRKGTAARAKVRQVRYIGEHQSIRNLRKLMPRVSQNKAPVFIQGESGTGKEILAKLLHQMSDRANGPYVTLNCANLPRELVESHLFGHRKGAFTGAIDDMVGAFEVAHGGTLLLDEITEIDLVVQAKLLRVLQENEFQKIGSSEVKKVDVRVIATSNRNLNEAIRTGIFREDLFHRLSVFPLTVPSLRERLSDVPLLTEHFIEKYCQLYDLPAKTAAEDLTAKLQTFPWPGNVRQLENVIQRGVILSAERTVINADDVFNDFFQDAEPHETSAGAGPQGNPQTIEDMERIMIMKALAEANNNQQRAAEKLGISARTIRNKLRRYRESGFMG; encoded by the coding sequence ATGGAGCAACAGGCACAGATACTATTTGTTGACGACGAGCAACTCTTGCACGGTCTTTTCGAGCGGTTGTTTTCACGCCATGGTATGCGCGTCAAATGCTGTTCGGACGCCGGCCAGGCCATCGCCGAATTAAAACGCCAGGCGTACGATTTGGTCGTGACAGACTTCATGATGCCGGATGTCGACGGTCTCGAGTTGCTCGCTCACATTCGCCAGGAGTACCCCCGTACCCGGGTGATCATGATCACCGCGCACCACAACGTCCAACACGCCGTCCGCACCATGCAGAATGGGGCGATAGACTACATCCCCAAGCCGTTCTCGACCACCGAGCTGGTGGAGCGGGTGCAGCAGTGCCTGGCCCGCTCCCGCGATGAGGACCAGGAGGAAGCAGACGAAACGCAGCCCCGTACCCGGAAAGGCACCGCGGCACGGGCCAAGGTTCGTCAGGTGCGATACATCGGCGAACACCAGTCGATTCGCAACCTTCGTAAGCTGATGCCGCGCGTCAGCCAGAACAAAGCCCCGGTGTTCATCCAGGGCGAAAGCGGCACCGGTAAGGAGATCCTCGCGAAGCTCCTCCATCAGATGAGCGACCGGGCGAACGGCCCATACGTCACGCTCAATTGCGCGAACCTGCCCCGCGAGCTCGTCGAAAGCCACCTCTTCGGCCACCGGAAGGGCGCCTTCACCGGCGCCATCGACGACATGGTCGGCGCCTTCGAAGTCGCCCACGGCGGAACCCTGTTGCTGGATGAGATCACGGAAATCGACCTCGTCGTGCAGGCCAAACTGCTTCGCGTGCTCCAGGAAAACGAATTTCAGAAGATCGGCTCGTCCGAGGTGAAGAAGGTGGACGTCCGCGTGATCGCGACGAGCAACCGGAACCTCAACGAGGCGATCAGGACGGGCATCTTCCGGGAGGACCTGTTCCATCGCCTCTCGGTCTTCCCGCTCACGGTGCCGTCTCTCCGCGAACGCCTTTCGGATGTGCCGCTGCTCACCGAGCATTTCATCGAAAAGTATTGCCAGCTGTACGACCTGCCGGCGAAGACGGCCGCCGAGGATCTGACCGCCAAATTGCAGACGTTCCCCTGGCCCGGTAACGTACGCCAGCTCGAAAACGTCATCCAGCGCGGGGTCATCCTGTCCGCCGAACGCACGGTGATCAATGCCGACGATGTGTTCAACGACTTCTTCCAGGATGCCGAGCCCCACGAAACGAGCGCTGGGGCGGGGCCGCAGGGCAATCCGCAGACGATCGAGGACATGGAGCGCATCATGATCATGAAGGCGCTCGCGGAAGCCAACAACAACCAGCAGCGCGCCGCCGAAAAGCTGGGGATCAGCGCGCGTACGATCCGAAACAAGCTCCGCCGCTACCGCGAAAGCGGGTTCATGGGGTGA
- a CDS encoding flagellar basal body protein: protein MEPGKIIDPPLMETDRVHLLRNALQAYNWRLKALSSNMANLDTPGYQRLSVAFEEKLQEVRHAIPGLRDVVDVKPRMQVHDDVPIIEDELMNLADVQMRGQFSTRALHDHFEMVRIGITGR, encoded by the coding sequence ATGGAACCAGGAAAGATCATCGACCCCCCGCTCATGGAGACCGACCGCGTACACCTGCTGCGGAATGCCCTTCAGGCGTACAACTGGCGGCTCAAGGCGCTCTCCAGCAACATGGCCAACCTCGACACGCCGGGCTATCAACGCCTCTCGGTGGCGTTCGAGGAAAAGCTCCAGGAAGTCCGCCACGCCATTCCCGGCCTCCGCGATGTGGTGGATGTAAAGCCCCGCATGCAGGTCCACGACGATGTCCCGATCATCGAGGACGAACTGATGAACCTGGCGGACGTGCAGATGCGCGGCCAGTTCAGCACGCGGGCGCTCCACGATCACTTCGAGATGGTCCGCATCGGCATCACCGGCCGCTAA
- the flgC gene encoding flagellar basal body rod protein FlgC, protein MLINKHTFSVFHTVARGLEAQRLAISASTDNIANATTTRKADGTMYAMKRPVHEVPDDRYRRFDNMLNQMQSSMATPDGQHFDGTSLRRRLHEAEMGPTTSIEDDAVYRTEFDPSHPHADENGYVLYPDVNVVEEMARLISANRIYDANLSAFQTSKEVIKRTLEI, encoded by the coding sequence ATGCTTATCAACAAACACACCTTCAGCGTCTTCCACACCGTGGCCCGTGGCCTCGAAGCGCAGCGGCTGGCCATCAGCGCCTCCACCGACAACATCGCCAACGCCACGACCACGCGGAAGGCCGACGGTACGATGTATGCCATGAAGCGCCCCGTACACGAAGTGCCCGACGACCGGTACCGCCGCTTCGACAACATGCTCAACCAGATGCAGAGCTCGATGGCGACGCCGGACGGCCAGCACTTTGATGGCACCTCCCTACGCCGCCGGCTGCACGAAGCGGAGATGGGCCCGACGACTTCCATCGAGGACGATGCGGTCTACCGCACCGAATTCGACCCCTCGCACCCCCATGCCGACGAAAACGGATATGTCCTGTATCCGGACGTCAACGTGGTGGAGGAAATGGCCCGTCTGATCTCGGCCAATCGCATCTACGACGCCAACCTCTCGGCTTTCCAGACCTCCAAGGAGGTGATCAAGCGGACGCTCGAGATCTAA
- the fliE gene encoding flagellar hook-basal body complex protein FliE: MLVAQLQRLHDAYLFGTDEPGALPRIQTPGDTEPKHHFANALKSAIDQVDDAHTASGQQVEAFIAGEQENLHEVMISMNQARLSFQLMVEVRNKLVDAYHELFRMQI; the protein is encoded by the coding sequence ATGCTCGTCGCCCAACTCCAACGCCTACACGACGCCTATCTCTTCGGAACCGACGAACCCGGCGCCCTCCCCCGCATCCAGACCCCGGGGGACACCGAACCGAAACACCACTTCGCGAACGCCCTGAAATCGGCCATCGACCAGGTGGACGACGCGCACACCGCTTCAGGCCAGCAGGTCGAGGCCTTCATCGCCGGCGAACAGGAAAACCTACACGAGGTGATGATCTCGATGAACCAGGCCCGGCTCTCCTTCCAGCTCATGGTGGAAGTCCGCAACAAACTCGTGGATGCGTACCACGAGCTGTTCAGGATGCAGATCTAG
- the fliF gene encoding flagellar basal-body MS-ring/collar protein FliF, translating into MDTFLKNITAFFGRLSIGQRIAIGTVVVGTIAAMVGLTVWFQQANFTLLFGNLPETAASQVVEILQNEEIEYKLKDGGTAIFVPNELVYDLRLRFAREGIISDGVTGYEIFDQTTLGMTDFMQKLNLRRALEGELSRTISSIDQVEAARVHLVIPERSPFRESQNNATSSVVLELKPGARLSEANIQGITALVAGAVEGLEASDVNIIDTAGKMLSNPDGDDGDTRLTSTQMRLQQEKEQHLAAKAQSLLDEMLGAGNGIIRLNLELDFSRSVTENNQIDPESQTVIAEERLEEEGDADNASSSVKNYEVSRTVQTIEKSVGDIAYLSVSVILNYQKVPPPADPPEALPTYEPHSDAQIGQIESLIKESVGWRGDRGDGFAISQLRFDTTMDDQLAQQLLEEKKREQIEMYVRYGLMVLALGIAFWLIRTATQKAKEVAGLQAAGPQGQLLSQSNAIGPDGKPQLTSGTGAQRTRTGANGEQEDLILIDDVYTSTLSPEAKARLKAKHKMLADMIESIKANPEEAANLLRNWLVADKMKENNKVSAT; encoded by the coding sequence ATGGATACTTTCCTCAAGAACATAACGGCCTTCTTCGGCCGGCTTTCGATCGGACAACGCATCGCCATCGGAACGGTGGTGGTCGGCACGATCGCCGCCATGGTGGGGCTCACCGTCTGGTTTCAGCAGGCAAACTTCACGCTATTATTCGGCAACCTGCCCGAAACAGCCGCCAGCCAGGTCGTGGAGATCCTCCAGAACGAGGAGATCGAGTACAAGCTCAAGGACGGCGGAACGGCGATCTTCGTCCCAAACGAACTGGTGTACGACCTCCGCCTCCGATTCGCCCGCGAGGGCATCATCTCGGACGGCGTGACGGGGTATGAGATCTTCGATCAGACCACGCTCGGGATGACCGACTTCATGCAGAAGCTCAACCTCCGGCGCGCGCTGGAAGGCGAGCTCTCCCGCACGATTTCCAGCATCGACCAGGTCGAGGCGGCGCGCGTCCATCTCGTGATCCCGGAACGGTCCCCTTTTCGTGAATCGCAAAACAACGCCACGTCCTCCGTCGTCCTGGAGCTGAAGCCGGGCGCGCGGCTTTCCGAGGCGAACATCCAGGGCATCACCGCACTCGTCGCCGGCGCGGTCGAGGGGTTGGAGGCGTCGGACGTGAACATTATCGATACCGCCGGCAAGATGCTCTCGAACCCGGACGGCGACGATGGCGATACCCGGCTCACGTCCACCCAGATGCGGCTGCAGCAGGAAAAGGAGCAGCATCTGGCCGCCAAGGCGCAGTCCCTGTTGGACGAGATGCTCGGCGCCGGCAATGGCATCATCCGCTTGAACCTGGAGCTCGACTTCTCCCGGTCGGTCACCGAGAATAACCAGATCGACCCCGAGAGCCAGACCGTCATCGCCGAAGAGCGTCTCGAGGAGGAGGGGGATGCGGACAATGCCAGCTCATCGGTCAAGAATTACGAGGTGAGCCGGACGGTGCAGACGATCGAGAAGTCGGTGGGCGACATCGCCTACCTGTCCGTCTCGGTCATCCTCAACTACCAGAAAGTCCCCCCGCCGGCGGATCCGCCTGAAGCGCTCCCCACGTATGAGCCCCACAGCGACGCCCAGATCGGGCAGATCGAGTCGCTGATCAAGGAGTCGGTGGGCTGGCGTGGCGACCGCGGCGATGGCTTCGCGATCAGCCAGCTCCGCTTCGACACCACGATGGACGACCAGCTGGCGCAGCAATTACTCGAGGAGAAAAAGCGCGAGCAGATCGAGATGTATGTCCGGTACGGCCTCATGGTGCTGGCGCTCGGCATCGCGTTCTGGCTGATCCGGACGGCGACGCAGAAGGCAAAGGAGGTCGCCGGCCTCCAAGCCGCCGGCCCACAGGGTCAGCTGCTTAGCCAATCGAACGCCATCGGCCCGGATGGCAAGCCGCAGTTGACGTCGGGTACCGGAGCGCAGCGCACTCGAACGGGCGCCAATGGCGAGCAGGAAGACCTCATCCTCATCGACGATGTCTACACCAGCACCTTGTCCCCCGAAGCCAAGGCGCGCCTCAAAGCCAAACACAAGATGTTGGCCGACATGATCGAGTCGATCAAGGCCAATCCCGAAGAAGCCGCGAACCTGCTACGCAACTGGTTGGTGGCCGATAAGATGAAGGAGAACAACAAAGTGTCCGCTACCTAA
- the fliG gene encoding flagellar motor switch protein FliG, with translation MATATATPPKKEAAKPQPQAPAAAAAGEENKLTPAEVTEIVKRLSGAQKAAVLLVAIGTEAASAVIKHLNDDEVERISVEIARMRNTASEVVEGVLLEFRDLGWAQEFIAQGGVTFARDALAAALGTRRAEEIMMRVEAAMEVSAFHLLQTVETSQLTSFLQNEHPQTAALILAHLNPRKSAEIISNFEAEVQNEIIFRLATMGKTSPALLSDVEEVIRQQIGSLFGTELSAAGGIEAVAQILNNTSRAAEKNILEGLTERDNDLAMSIKALMFVFDDLVNISDRDLQRILVEVEQRDLALSLKGASENLKAKMLGNISQRAADGIREELELMGPVRVSDVEESQRRIIEVAQQLEEQEEISLSRGGQTEVLL, from the coding sequence ATGGCAACAGCTACAGCGACACCACCCAAAAAAGAAGCGGCAAAACCCCAGCCTCAAGCGCCTGCCGCGGCCGCCGCAGGCGAAGAAAACAAGCTGACGCCCGCGGAGGTCACGGAAATCGTCAAGCGGCTCTCCGGCGCGCAAAAAGCCGCCGTCCTCCTGGTGGCGATCGGCACGGAGGCCGCCAGCGCCGTCATCAAACACCTCAACGACGACGAAGTGGAGCGCATCTCCGTGGAAATCGCTCGGATGCGCAACACGGCCAGCGAGGTCGTGGAGGGGGTGCTGCTCGAATTCAGGGACCTGGGCTGGGCGCAGGAGTTCATCGCGCAGGGCGGCGTCACGTTCGCCCGCGACGCCCTGGCCGCGGCCCTCGGAACGCGCCGCGCCGAGGAGATCATGATGCGCGTCGAGGCGGCGATGGAGGTCTCGGCCTTCCACCTCCTCCAGACGGTCGAAACCAGCCAGTTGACCAGCTTCCTGCAGAACGAACATCCGCAGACGGCCGCCCTGATCCTCGCCCATCTCAACCCGCGTAAATCGGCCGAGATCATCTCGAACTTCGAGGCGGAGGTCCAGAATGAAATCATCTTCCGGCTCGCGACAATGGGGAAGACCTCGCCGGCCCTGCTCAGCGACGTCGAGGAAGTCATACGCCAGCAGATCGGATCACTCTTCGGCACCGAGTTGAGCGCCGCCGGCGGCATCGAGGCCGTAGCCCAGATCCTCAACAACACCAGCCGGGCCGCCGAGAAAAACATCCTCGAGGGCCTGACGGAGCGCGACAACGACCTCGCGATGTCGATCAAGGCGCTCATGTTTGTCTTTGACGATCTGGTGAACATCTCGGACCGCGACCTCCAACGTATCCTCGTCGAGGTCGAACAGCGCGACCTGGCCCTCAGCCTCAAAGGCGCCTCGGAAAACCTCAAGGCCAAGATGCTCGGCAATATCAGCCAGCGCGCCGCCGACGGCATCCGCGAAGAGCTCGAGCTCATGGGGCCCGTCCGCGTCAGCGATGTAGAAGAATCCCAGCGCCGCATCATCGAAGTCGCCCAGCAACTCGAAGAACAGGAAGAGATCAGCCTCTCGCGTGGCGGTCAGACGGAAGTACTGCTCTAA